A single window of Triplophysa rosa linkage group LG2, Trosa_1v2, whole genome shotgun sequence DNA harbors:
- the asgr1b gene encoding CD209 antigen-like protein E isoform X2, whose translation MAEFKHIPDSSSSSQNNVYCMLNEDMRRIPSQTSQKGCMWWKQCWIPLICGMFFVILLTTVSVSFKQQFSKLTEVENAVGNLTASVVLLTSDQQDTNDRLMEMFGNLKADLESRITNLTRRKPVLSCKAGWQLYLSSCYLFSSTALDWQKSRAFCGAHEALLLILGQDASEWNFIVNRVSKLQSHWIGLTDHTTGQWRWIDGSPYIMDRSQWEPGEPNNLAGEDCAELTKSGKLNDGMCSQSFRFICKAPANEN comes from the exons ATGGCAGAGTTTAAACACATTCCAGACTCCAGTAGCAGCTCACAGAACAATGTGTACTGCATGCTGAATGAAGACATGAGGAGAATACCATCACAGACATCACAGAAAG GTTGCATGTGGTGGAAACAGTGTTGGATTCCTCTGATTTGTGGCATGTTCTTTGTGATTTTATTAACCACAGTCTCTGTGTCCT TTAAACAGCAATTCAGTAAACTGACTGAAGTAGAGAATGCAGTGGGAAATCTGACAGCATCTGTCGTTCTGCTCACTTCCGACCAACAAGATACAA ATGATAGATTAATGGAGATGTTTGGTAACCTGAAGGCTGATCTGGAGAGCAGAATAACAAATTTGACTCGGC GGAAACCTGTTTTGAGCTGTAAAGCTGGATGGCAACTTTATCTTTCCAGCTGTTATCTCTTTTCCAGTACAGCGCTGGACTGGCAGAAGTCAAGGGCTTTCTGTGGTGCACATGAGGCCCTGCTGCTCATTCTGGGGCAGGACGCCAGCGAGTGG AATTTTATTGTAAATCGCGTCTCTAAATTGCAATCACACTGGATTGGCCTGACAGATCATACGACTGGTCAGTGGAGGTGGATTGATGGCTCACCCTATATCATGGACAGAAG TCAGTGGGAACCAGGAGAACCAAATAATTTGGCTGGAGAGGACTGTGCAGAGCTAACTAAATCTGGGAAACTGAATGATGGGATGTGCTCACAGTCTTTTCGCTTTATCTGCAAAGCACCAGCCAATGAAAACTAA
- the asgr1b gene encoding CD209 antigen-like protein E isoform X1: MAEFKHIPDSSSSSQNNVYCMLNEDMRRIPSQTSQKVSLSAGCMWWKQCWIPLICGMFFVILLTTVSVSFKQQFSKLTEVENAVGNLTASVVLLTSDQQDTNDRLMEMFGNLKADLESRITNLTRRKPVLSCKAGWQLYLSSCYLFSSTALDWQKSRAFCGAHEALLLILGQDASEWNFIVNRVSKLQSHWIGLTDHTTGQWRWIDGSPYIMDRSQWEPGEPNNLAGEDCAELTKSGKLNDGMCSQSFRFICKAPANEN, translated from the exons ATGGCAGAGTTTAAACACATTCCAGACTCCAGTAGCAGCTCACAGAACAATGTGTACTGCATGCTGAATGAAGACATGAGGAGAATACCATCACAGACATCACAGAAAG TATCATTGTCTGCAGGTTGCATGTGGTGGAAACAGTGTTGGATTCCTCTGATTTGTGGCATGTTCTTTGTGATTTTATTAACCACAGTCTCTGTGTCCT TTAAACAGCAATTCAGTAAACTGACTGAAGTAGAGAATGCAGTGGGAAATCTGACAGCATCTGTCGTTCTGCTCACTTCCGACCAACAAGATACAA ATGATAGATTAATGGAGATGTTTGGTAACCTGAAGGCTGATCTGGAGAGCAGAATAACAAATTTGACTCGGC GGAAACCTGTTTTGAGCTGTAAAGCTGGATGGCAACTTTATCTTTCCAGCTGTTATCTCTTTTCCAGTACAGCGCTGGACTGGCAGAAGTCAAGGGCTTTCTGTGGTGCACATGAGGCCCTGCTGCTCATTCTGGGGCAGGACGCCAGCGAGTGG AATTTTATTGTAAATCGCGTCTCTAAATTGCAATCACACTGGATTGGCCTGACAGATCATACGACTGGTCAGTGGAGGTGGATTGATGGCTCACCCTATATCATGGACAGAAG TCAGTGGGAACCAGGAGAACCAAATAATTTGGCTGGAGAGGACTGTGCAGAGCTAACTAAATCTGGGAAACTGAATGATGGGATGTGCTCACAGTCTTTTCGCTTTATCTGCAAAGCACCAGCCAATGAAAACTAA